The Mercurialis annua linkage group LG2, ddMerAnnu1.2, whole genome shotgun sequence genome contains a region encoding:
- the LOC126670507 gene encoding NAD-dependent protein deacetylase SRT1: protein MSLGYAEKLSFIEDVGNVGMKEFFDSSNLLQDKIERLAKMIQKSKHLVVFTGAGISTSCGIPDFRGPKGIWTMQREGKSLPEASLPFHRAMPSITHMALVELEKAGILKFVISQNVDGLHLRSGIPREKLSELHGNSFMESCPACGAEYFRDFEVETIGLKETSRRCSDTKCGAKLKDTVLDWEDAMPQKEMLPAEKHCRMADLVLCLGTSLQITPACNLPLKCLRGGGKIVIVNLQKTPKDKKASLVIHGFADKVIEGVMNILTMRISPFVRIDMLQIIITQSLSADTKYVNWTLRIASVHSLKATLSFIKSVEVTFPDARNYKAAILDEQPFNLKRRTGTTETFDIFVKLHLIDGCGCLYTEIKIPFSFEVLNGCIDLEKDTVMQNLREQAIQDFSCGQNAVIERKTSAAPKSEVTVHAIVTNIKAYEPDGLSNGDIKTLMGNSNGVETSRKRSRSNSRKRKSRF from the exons ATGTCATTAGGCTATGCAGAGAAGCTTTCTTTCATAGAAGATGTGGGTAATGTTGGAATGAAAGAATTTTTTGATTCTTCCAATCTTTTACAAGATAaa ATTGAAAGACTTGCCAAGATGATACAAAAG AGTAAGCATCTAGTGGTGTTTACAGGTGCAGGAATATCAACTTCTTGTGGCATACCTGATTTTCGAGGTCCCAAGGGTATCTGGACAATGCAG CGCGAGGGAAAATCTTTACCTGAAGCATCTCTGCCATTTCATAGAGCAATGCCAAGCATAACCCATATGGCGTTGGTTGAACTTGAAAAGGCTGGTATTTTAAAGTTTGTTATTAGTCAG AATGTTGACGGCCTCCATCTTCGGTCTGGGATACCAAGGGAGAAACTTTCTGAGTTGCATGGGAACTCTTTCATGGAAAGTTGCCCAGCATGTGGAGCTGA GTATTTCCGGGATTTTGAGGTGGAAACTATTGGATTGAAGGAGACATCACGCCGCTGCTCTGATACGAAATGTGGAGCAAAACTAAAGGATACAGTTCTCGACTGGGAG GATGCAATGCCCCAAAAAGAGATGCTTCCCGCTGAGAAGCACTGCAGGATGGCTGATCTAGTATTATGTTTAGGGACAAG TTTGCAGATAACTCCTGCGTGCAATCTACCACTGAAATGTCTCCGCGGTGGGGGGAAAATTGTAATTGTTAATCTTCAG aaaactccAAAGGACAAGAAAGCAAGCTTGGTGATCCATGGGTTTGCAGATAAG GTTATTGAAGGAGTTATGAATATCCTTACCATGCGGATTTCTCCATTTGTTAGGATTGATATGCTCCAGATCATCATAACTCAGTCTCTGAGTGCAG ATACAAAATATGTTAACTGGACCCTCCGGATAGCAAGTGTACATTCATTGAAAGCTACATTGTCATTCATAAAATCTGTTGAG GTTACCTTCCCAGACGCACGAAATTACAAAGCAGCAATTCTAGATGAGCAGCCATTCAACCTGAAAAG GAGAACCGGGACAACAGAAACATTTGACATTTTCGTGAAACTCCATTTAATTGATGGATGTGGTTGTCTATACACAGAAATCAAAATTCCTTTTAGTTTTGAG GTTTTGAACGGCTGTATCGATCTTGAGAAGGACACTGTGATGCAAAATCTGAGAGAACAGGCAATTCAAGATTTCAGTTGCGGTCAGAATGCAGTGATCGAAAGAAAGACCAGCGCAGCCCCGAAAAGTGAAGTCACAGTCCATGCCATTGTAACCAACATCAAAGCATATGAACCTGATGGTTTGAGTAATGGTGATATAAAAACACTGATGGGAAACTCGAACGGTGTGGAGACATCTCGGAAGCGATCAAGATCAAATAGTCGGAAGCGTAAATCAAGATTTTAG
- the LOC126669975 gene encoding acyl-CoA--sterol O-acyltransferase 1-like, producing the protein MEEEFYNSKINPIALLLASLAYCYYLATYIPKGFSRVTFIFPVFYIFYIFPWNFHSSLLRGIFSFFITWITSFKLLLFSFDQGSLFACENYLDFVLVSVFPIKIKEDNPSKTLKYELVQLFNKPYFATSLQDFWGRRWNRLSSNILRQTIYNPTQDFLKGILGIKAAKILSLIITLVVSGIMHELMFYYITCGKKPTWEVTKFFVLQGICIVCEVCLKYWFRVRVKSWKRFDSKGANILTMGFILITCYWGLVLPVWRSGQNKCT; encoded by the coding sequence atggaggaAGAATTTTATAACTCCAAAATTAATCCAATAGCTCTTCTATTAGCTTCATTAGcttattgttattatttagCTACTTATATACCAAAAGGGTTTTCAAGAGTCACATTTATTTTTCCTGTATTCTACATTTTCTATATATTTCCTTGGAATTTTCATTCTAGTTTACTTAGAggaattttctcatttttcatCACTTGGATCACTTCCTTCAAACTCTTACTCTTTTCTTTCGATCAAGGTTCGCTTTTCGCCTGCGAAAATTACTTAGATTTTGTTCTCGTTTCTGTTTTTCCGATCAAAATCAAAGAAGATAACccttctaaaaccctaaaatatGAGCTTGTACAACTATTTAACAAACCTTATTTCGCTACATCTTTGCAAGATTTTTGGGGTAGAAGATGGAACCGTTTGTCTTCAAATATTTTAAGGCAAACAATTTATAATCCAACTCAAGATTTCTTAAAGGGTATTCTTGGAATTAAAGCAGCAAAAATTTTGAGCTTAATTATTACACTTGTTGTTTCTGGTATAATGCATGAGCTTATGTTCTATTACATTACTTGTGGCAAAAAACCTACTTGGGAAGTAACCAAATTCTTTGTTTTGCAAGGAATTTGTATTGTTTGTGAGGTTTGTTTGAAGTATtggtttagggttagggttaagAGTTGGAAACGGTTTGATTCAAAAGGTGCAAATATTTTGACAatgggttttattttgattacttGTTATTGGGGGCTTGTTTTGCCTGTTTGGAGGAGTGGACAAAATAAATGTACATAA
- the LOC126669959 gene encoding nuclear transcription factor Y subunit B-9-like, with product MERGGRLHRYRRHATQPPTATFDTNSGIGLMHATNSSNINLQNTLSPNPNTPMIMSNTAPTPQPSASQCLVREQDQYMPIANVIRIMRRILPPHAKISDDAKETIQECVSEYISFITGEANDRCQREQRKTITAEDVLWAMGKLGFDDYVEPLKLFMNRYREMENDRGSIREPILRRSSTGGVLDYGNYGNYGMMSPFMPTFPMVAPPPPPPQGVFDGAMMNGYYRNNISDGGSGPGSSNLGGSSSSQNPLVHNYDPFSQFK from the exons atGGAACGTGGAGGCAGACTCCATCGCTATCGCAGACATGCAACTCAACCACCAACAGCCACCTTTGACACTAACTCTg GCATAGGTTTAATGCACGCAACGAACTCATCAAACATAAATCTCCAAAACACACTCAGCCCTAACCCTAACACTCCCATGATCATGTCCAACACAGCTCCAACGCCACAGCCATCAGCTTCTCAATGCTTGGTCCGCGAACAGGACCAGTACATGCCCATCGCCAACGTGATACGAATCATGCGCAGAATCCTCCCACCGCACGCCAAAATCTCCGACGATGCCAAAGAGACTATTCAAGAATGTGTTTCTGAGTACATCAGCTTCATCACCGGCGAAGCCAACGACCGTTGCCAGCGCGAGCAGCGCAAGACTATCACCGCCGAGGATGTTCTTTGGGCCATGGGAAAGCTAGGGTTTGACGACTATGTTGAGCCGCTTAAGCTCTTTATGAACCGCTACCGGGAAATGGAGAACGATCGTGGCTCCATTCGTGAGCCGATTCTCCGGCGGAGTAGTACTGGTGGAGTTTTGGATTATGGGAATTATGGAAATTATGGTATGATGAGTCCGTTTATGCCGACGTTTCCGATGGttgctcctcctcctcctccccCGCAAGGCGTTTTTGATGGTGCAATGATGAATGGGTATTACCGGAATAATATTTCTGACGGTGGTTCTGGTCCTGGTTCTAGTAATCTTGGTGGGTCATCTTCTTCTCAAAATCCTCTG